The following coding sequences lie in one Rutidosis leptorrhynchoides isolate AG116_Rl617_1_P2 chromosome 4, CSIRO_AGI_Rlap_v1, whole genome shotgun sequence genomic window:
- the LOC139845189 gene encoding potassium transporter 4-like — MPMPTEPESGSLTSRNPSQFFLNLSRNLLLAYQSFGVVYGGLSTSPLYVYRSVFVGNLPEFENPDIIFGAFSLIFWTLTLIPLLKYAFIALSADDNGEGGTIALYSLLCRHAKFSLLPNQQAADEELSSYKYGPSHPLSPSPLKRFVEKHKNLRTSLLIVVLLGASMVICDGVITPAISVMSAVSGLRVQGVGLELTHGAIVLLACVILIGLFALQHFGTQRVAIVFAPIVILWLILIFGTGLYNIMYWNPKIVYALSPHYIIKFFRETGSAGWLSLGGVLLSITGTEAMFADLGHFTAFSIRLAFAAIIYPCLVIQYMGQAAYLSKNISSIPDSFYKSIPEPVFWPAFVIATLASVVGSQAIISATFSIVKQCHALGCFPRVKIVHTSKHMFGQIYIPEINWILMILTLLTAIGFQDTTLIGNAYGLACMTVMFITTFLIALVIAFVWQKNVICATFFLVTFWFIEGIYLSAAITKVPQGGWVTLILAFIFMVIMYIWHYGTRKKYNHDLHNKVSLKWLLGLGPSLGIVRVPGIGLIYSELATGVPSIFTHFVTNLPAFHNVLVFVCVKNVPVPFVLPEERFLIGRICPRPYRMYRCIVRYGYKDIQRDDGNFENQLIQSIAEFIQMEAVEPQFSSSENTSFDGRMAVISTRSNATLIVSDQLDSTGSIQSSKSLMLQRLRSEYDDENPQIRRRQVRFQLPQSGPTMDGAVREELLQLIQAKEAGVAYIMGHSYVKARRSSSYLKKLVIDIGYSFLRKNCRGPAVALHIPHISLIEVGMIYYV, encoded by the exons TTTTTCTTGAATCTCTCTCGCAATTTATTGTTGGCGTATCAAAGCTTCGGTGTGGTATACGGAGGCTTGAGCACTTCACCACTTTATGTTTATAGAAGCGTGTTTGTCGGCAATCTTCCCGAGTTTGAAAATCCAGATATTATATTTGGGGCATTTTCCTTGATATTTTGGACATTAACTCTGATCCCTTTGCTAAAATACGCGTTTATCGCTTTGAGTGCCGATGATAATGGTGAAG GCGGAACCATTGCCCTGTACTCATTACTCTGTAGGCATGCTAAGTTCAGTTTACTCCCGAATCAACAAGCAGCTGATGAAGAGTTGTCATCGTACAAATATGGCCCTTCGCACCCTTTGTCACCTTCACCACTTAAGAGGTTTGTGGAGAAGCATAAAAATTTACGAACATCTCTACTCATTGTTGTATTATTAGGAGCTTCAATGGTTATCTGTGATGGTGTGATTACTCCTGCAATTTCCG TTATGTCAGCAGTATCAGGACTTCGAGTTCAAGGTGTCGGACTAGAGCTAACACATG GAGCTATAGTACTATTGGCATGTGTGATATTGATTGGCTTATTCGCTTTACAACACTTTGGTACTCAACGGGTGGCAATTGTCTTTGCTCCAATCGTTATTTTATGGCTGATTTTAATATTTGGTACTGGTTTATATAATATCATGTATTGGAACCCGAagattgtatatgcattatctccACATTATATAATCAAGTTCTTTAGAGAAACTGGTAGTGCTGGTTGGCTGTCTCTCGGAGGTGTTCTTCTTTCTATAACAG GTACTGAAGCTATGTTTGCGGATCTAGGCCATTTTACTGCCTTCTCGATAAGA CTTGCATTTGCCGCCATCATATACCCGTGTTTGGTGATTCAATACATGGGACAGGCTGCTTATTTGTCTAAAAACATTTCTTCTATTCCAGACAGTTTCTATAAATCTATACCGG AACCAGTATTTTGGCCGGCCTTTGTTATTGCTACTCTAGCATCTGTTGTGGGGAGTCAAGCTATCATTTCTGCTACGTTTTCAATTGTGAAGCAATGCCATGCCCTTGGTTGTTTCCCTAGGGTCAAAATTGTCCACACATCAAAGCACATGTTTGGCCAGATTTATATACCAGAAATCAACTGGATCCTTATGATTCTTACTCTTTTGACCGCTATTGGATTCCAGGACACCACTCTAATTGGCAACGCATATG GCCTTGCATGCATGACGGTAATGTTCATCACGACTTTTCTGATAGCACTCGTTATAGCCTTCGTGTGGCAGAAAAACGTTATATGCGCTACATTCTTCCTTGTTACTTTTTGGTTCATAGAAGGTATCTACCTTTCGGCTGCAATTACTAAAGTACCCCAAGGAGGTTGGGTCACTCTTATACTTGCATTCATCTTTATGGTCATAATGTATATATGGCATTATGGTACCCGTAAGAAGTACAATCATGACCTTCACAATAAAGTTTCATTAAAGTGGCTTCTTGGGTTGGGCCCCAGTTTGGGTATTGTTCGTGTACCCGGGATAGGGCTCATATACTCGGAACTTGCCACAGGTGTTCCTTCAATTTTCACACATTTTGTTACAAATCTGCCTGCTTTTCATAATGTtttggtgtttgtgtgtgtgaaaaaCGTCCCTGTACCTTTTGTGTTGCCTGAAGAACGGTTCCTTATTGGGCGGATATGCCCGAGGCCTTACCGTATGTATAGGTGTATTGTTAGATACGGGTATAAGGACATACAAAGAGACGATGGGAACTTTGAGAATCAACTTATTCAAAGCATAGCTGAATTTATACAAATGGAAGCTGTTGAACCTCAGTTCTCGAGCTCTGAGAACACTTCGTTTGATGGTCGAATGGCGGTTATAAGCACCAG GTCAAATGCTACTTTAATCGTCTCTGACCAACTTGACTCAACTGGATCCATACAAAGTAGCAAATCCTTAATGCTACAACGTTTAAGATCCGAATACGATGACGAAAACCCACAGATAAGAAGACGACAAGTGCGGTTTCAACTGCCACAATCGGGTCCCACAATGGACGGTGCAGTGCGAGAGGAGCTTTTACAATTAATACAAGCCAAAGAAGCTGGAGTTGCTTATATAATGGGGCACTCATATGTGAAGGCTAGAAGGTCATCTTCATACTTGAAGAAACTTGTGATTGATATCGGGTATTCGTTTCTTCGTAAAAATTGTAGGGGCCCCGCAGTTGCTCTTCACATTCCTCATATAAGCTTGATTGAAGTTGGCATGATATATTACGTTTAG